A stretch of Babesia bigemina genome assembly Bbig001, chromosome : V DNA encodes these proteins:
- a CDS encoding histone deacetylase, putative, with translation MIPIEMDLGYRLMADENEDVPIFRAEIKPLIPERRATPGIHKCVMKNDFDALKRILASRRRESINDCDHFGRTPLHIAMQMANPKALYLLLYYPLVHHSKVFATQDWDHLLGHLGDRQSDDWDVDIAMGLDEKCDKMELDDSLHDTNTESTGPQSTRLAKDTGVDKFKAPSSGIRRKKVEWSQNEQCSNVNGTKIDGSWKMDTRLLRHWEDSPSSYNKSVFGFDRGSTIFGCGTKEVEALYEEHYKFLVGEPHNLEVAARNYSAIYAGLYASHPANLSHVMASMGEGVPNIHTTITFERSHANDRKSVAVTTHLADSYPCGAPDDVEQNDDAQEMKEHNTERSTGKGVDNRDSNAITGYSNSAQHSHSSLRPHLRDMVNATLTRRDCLPVPLATTDLLFTYDKTSPIHLLFSNIYIESYRNNIIKCFRILLHYFGKFSESTEGSGSHEGSLGEASSEENEVSETPIVPGTPTASSTELAAIERNTPQKHPENSEPSTHKRLNLTSCGVPSSSRNAFNGADTDEAVENHFKKAKTCKDTNSGSRGDGSTRNTVRMDTGESDGAVGNLIGKSQLSAVPTVTDTSKRVEYTKTAHATEYESSQWDSVDAVVTIDAVSECAVPLNEQKENLVPCSGNPTPIRDLVNRPNVTPNNFKGHPGINQTLCADVSEVDVDAMASTFKGIGDIRRGRRMIRHKNCSQIAVKPSEFPLVSKYVLGGHMDYKMQALNDIVCSSSLLTPTMPWETFLNQRDYTRSNLLHKVCQIRDADLIKWLIGCGCMPLVVNEVGDLPVHLAMDAKDPLCLVTMLHETLKALFYHKRYMTESKRNNEEGAHFLQDDQRNLCRRGLSFESFMKSIKFYKRSEGCETSVVVEAAQATSIMRASVDEKCHPRSEAPHVPINEASLLCTGEYGLLRDVEYFAIFEEMMKLIEQLTYRGIKAGAWEAIVAMYSYNEGLTFHVLASPQYMHRFIKLSIMIGNSKHFMDVASFIATTLVKADATESSVKSLESGYSTHGKTLNNVENVCNGAEAVGKVEVVPRSQKHVQSTNTTAVGRYKGCAFPSLSLKRAINSITMSVTDDPALYVTCPEATVTRRDVDSLLQNFRGHVPNQDTIADNKYTWVITHPTCLHHLALPEPTDAPNRRHRLIMSYPENPTRLEVIITNENGILRSDTLEHIKLLHSPPPATLADILRVHDWGYIDKLLNQVQTAQKRWMGNNYWPVLADGDTPATPHSWNSAMYAAGSVIAAVDAVCNGHCRNAFCAVRPPGHHLGTWGGAQSADFEDEDFAAGSQGFCLINNVAVGAAYAKYMYAKKGIRKIAIIDFDIHHGNGTHQIVLNIGPRNVRCRHGNNGVGNDSKASQYNHPHWFGWRDAHDREEVFFSSIHAYDGVFYPGTGRTCSKYKSSEPRIINVGIPEGTTSAEFKILFEGKILPYLLHFQPDLIFISAGFDGHYRDSVSSGFVRYNEKDFYWATERLVAVANTVCSGRVVSVLEGGYNTRLDTLSPFAKSVFEHVKALSNTHEGFVYPFMHSHRTVDMLLLPMLDDKSITPPQLTKSDADNLSIQRAMSKSAFITKATDQLLRKAYGMPRIKCTNGPPLFMTTPTHIMGLEAVAQTGNAFYSFYSKHFHSLFMADTYLGSREYVLSVLHNIPAIGHDVFTFDKCLGIRPLGNNAGGSLFSYSDESVTMSKIASAFIMQVANAGNDGRMDQRFTSNAWAMGIKMKSLERHATAAALLCGFFQKFEYLFKCECKLH, from the exons ATGATACCGATCGAAATGGACCTTGGATATCGCCTTATGGCGGATGAAAATGAAGATGTACCTATCTTTAGAGCCGAAATTAAACCGCTCATTCCTGAGCGACGTGCTACCCCGGGAATTCATAAGTGTGTCATGAAGAATGATTTTGATGCGTTGAAACGGATCCTTGCTTCAAGGAGGAGGGAATCCATCAATGACTGtgatcactttggtcgcaCTCCGCTGCACATTGCAATGCAGATGGCGAACCCAAAAGCACTTTATCTGTTGCTCTACTATCCTCTTGTGCACCATTCAAAGGTATTTGCCACGCAAGACTGGGATCACTTGTTAGGTCACCTGGGTGACCGCCAATCAGATGATTGGGACGTAGATATCGCAATGGGATTGGATGAAAAGTGTGACAAAATGGAGTTGGATGATTCATTACATGATACAAATACTGAAAGTACGGGGCCACAGAGCACTCGACTGGCCAAGGACACCGGGGTAGATAAATTCAAAGCACCATCCAGTGGAATACGGCGTAAAAAAGTGGAATGGTCACAAAATGAACAATGCAGTAATGTAAATGGAACAAAAATTGATGGGTCATGGAAAATGGACACACGCTTGCTGAGGCACTGGGAGGATTCCCCAAGCAGCTATAATAAATCGGTGTTCGGGTTTGACCGTGGTTCGACAATCTTTGGTTGTGGTACGAAAGAGGTAGAAGCACTATATGAAGAACATTACAAATTTTTGGTTGGCGAACCCCATAACCTTGAAGTTGCtgcacgtaactactctgCTATATACGCGGGTTTATACGCCAGCCACCCTGCCAATCTCAGCCATGTGATGGCAAGTATGGGAGAAGGGGTACCGAATATCCATACCACAATAACCTTTGAAAGGTCTCACGCAAACGATCGCAAATCTGTTGCTGTAACTACGCACCTCGCTGACTCATATCCATGTGGGGCCCCTGATGATGTAGAACAAAATGATGATGCACAAGAAATGAAAGAACACAACACAGAGAGAAGTACGGGAAAGGGTGTGGATAACAGGGATAGTAATGCAATTACGGGTTATTCTAACTCAGCTCAGCATTCTCATAGTTCGCTAAGGCCGCATCTACGTGATATGGTAAATGCTACGTTAACACGAAGAGATTGTTTACCTGTGCCCCTTGCTACTACTGATCTGCTGTTCACGTACGACAAAACATCTCCCATACACCTTCTTTTCTCGAATATATACATTGAAAGCTATCGCAATAACATAATTAAGTGCTTCCGCATACTTTTGCATTATTTCGGTAAATTCTCTGAATCTACTGAAGGCTCAGGTTCCCACGAGGGTAGCTTAGGCGAAGCATCGAGTGAGGAGAATGAGGTGTCGGAAACCCCCATTGTACCTGGAACGCCAACCGCGTCAAGTACAGAATTGGCGGCTATAGAAAGAAATACCCCTCAAAAACACCCCGAGAATAGCGAACCTTCAACTCATAAAAGGCTTAACTTGACAAGCTGTGGGGTACCCAGCTCGTCACGCAATGCATTCAACGGCGCCGATACGGACGAAGCAGTTGAGAATCACTTCAAAAAGGCAAAGACATGCAAAGACACGAATAGTGGTTCCCGAGGAGATGGATCCACGCGTAACACGGTGCGAATGGATACTGGGGAGTCCGATGGTGCAGTTGGTAATTTGATAGGAAAATCACAACTTAGCGCAGTTCCTACAGTGACGGATACCTCTAAGCGTGTAGAATATACAAAAACGGCCCATGCTACTGAGTATGAATCGTCCCAATGGGATTCGGTAGATGCTGTCGTTACCATCGATGCCGTAAGTGAATGCGCAGTACCCCTAAATGAGCAAAAGGAAAATTTGGTGCCTTGCTCAGGCAATCCCACGCCAATTAGAGATTTGGTGAATAGGCCGAACGTCACACCAAATAACTTCAAAGGTCATCCTGGCATCAACCAAACTCTGTGTGCTGATGTTAGCGAAGTGGATGTTGACGCTATGGCAAGTACTTTCAAAGGTATCGGTGATATAAGACGTGGAAGACGTATGATTAGGCACAAAAACTGTTCTCAGATAGCTGTCAAACCATCGGAGTTCCCGCTTGTAAGCAAGTACGTCTTGGGCGGGCACATGGATTACAAAATGCAAGCGCTCAATGACATCGTCTGCTCTTCGAGTTTACTAACTCCTACGATGCCATGGGAGACATTTTTGAATCAGCGTGACTATACCCGATCCAACCTGTTGCACAAGGTCTGCCAAATTAGAGATGCGGATTTGATCAAATGGTTAATAGGGTGCGGATGTATGCCTCTGGTCGTGAACGAAGTGGGAGACCTGCCGGTACACCTTGCAATGGATGCAAAGGATCCTTTGTGCCTCGTTACTATGCTGCATGAGACTTTAAAAGCGTTGTTCTACCACAAACGTTATATGACAGAAAGCAAAAGGAATAACGAAGAGGGGGCACATTTCCTGCAAGACGACCAACGCAATCTATGCCGCCGAGGTTTATCCTTCGAATCGTTCATGAAAAGCATCAAATTCTACAAGCGTAGTGAAGGATGTGAAACTTCTGTTGTTGTAGAGGCAGCGCAGGCTACATCCATCATGAGGGCCTCTGTTGATGAAAAATGTCATCCTCGTTCCGAGGCACCCCATGTGCCTATAAATGAGGCAAGTTTGTTATGCACAGGTGAATATGGTCTTTTGAGGGATGTCGAATATTTTGCCATTTTTGAAGAGATGATGAAGCTGATCGAACAGCTGACATACAGGGGTATAAAGGCTGGTGCTTGGGAGGCTATTGTGGCTATGTACTCGTATAATGAGGGCCTAACATTTCATGTATTGGCGAGCCCACAATACATGCACAGGTTCATAAAGCTGTCTATAATGATAGGAAACTCAAAGCATTTCATGGATGTTGCTTCCTTTATAGCAACTACCCTTGTAAAAGCGGATGCAACCGAATCATCTGTTAAATCCTTAGAATCCGGTTACAGCACACATGGGAAGACATTGAATAATGTCGAAAATGTGTGTAATGGTGCTGAAGCTGTAGGGAAGGTCGAGGTTGTGCCACGGAGTCAGAAACACGTCCAGTCCACGAACACAACCGCTGTGGGGAGATACAAGGGTTGTGCGTTTCCGTCGTTATCACTAAAGCGCGCCATCAACAGTATCACAATGTCAGTTACGGATGATCCGGCGTTGTACGTAACGTGTCCTGAAGCGACCGTTACACGCAGAGACGTGGACTCATTGTTGCAAAACTTCAGAG GACATGTACCGAATCAGGACACCATTGCCGACAACAAGTACACATGGGTTATCACGCATCCCACGTGTTTACATCATCTAGCGCTCCCTGAACCCACCGACGCACCTAACCGACGTCATAGGCTGATTATGTCATATCCTGAAAACCCCACGAGATTGGAAGTTATCATCACGAATGAAAATGGAATTCTAAGGAGTGACACCCTGGAACACATCAAACTGTTGCACAGCCCACCACCTGCCACTTTGGCAGATATTTTGAGGGTACACGACTGGGGTTACATTGATAAGTTGTTGAATCAAGTGCAAACTGCGCAAAAAAGATGGATGGGGAACAATTACTGGCCGGTGCTAGCCGATGGTGACACTCCAGCAACACCGCATTCTTGGAACTCGGCGATGTATGCCGCAGGATCAG TGATTGCCGCAGTTGATGCTGTATGCAATGGGCACTGCCGCAATGCGTTCTGTGCGGTTAGACCACCTGGACACCACCTGGGTACGTGGGGAGGAGCACAATCGGCGGACTTCGAAGACGAAGATTTTGC GGCTGGCTCACAGGGATTCTGTCTCATAAACAACGTTGCGGTGGGTGCTGCATATGCCAAATATATGTACGCCAAAAAAGGAATCCGCAAAATTGCTATTATCGACTTCGATATACATCACGGTAATGGCACCCATCAAATCGTTCTCAATATCGGGCCACGAAATGTTAGATGTAGACATGGCAACAATGGGGTGGGCAACGATTCAAAGGCAAGTCAGTACAATCACCCACATTGGTTTGGATGGAGGGATGCCCACGATAGAGAAGAAGTTTTCTTTTCATCTATACATGCATACGATGGTGTATTCTACCCAGGTACAGGTAGAACGTGTTCTAAGTACAAGTCATCGGAACCAAGGATTATAAACGTTGGTATACCAGAAGGTACAACATCTGCCGAATTCAAGATTCTATTCGAAGGTAAAATTCTCCCATACCTTCTACACTTTCAACCGGATCTCATTTTCATTTCAGCCGGGTTTGACGGCCATTATCGCGATTCGGTTTCATCTGGTTTCGTTAGATACAACGAGAAAGATTTCTACTGGGCTACTGAGCGCCTGGTTGCCGTCGCGAATACCGTGTGCAGTGGTAGGGTAGTAAGCGTCCTGGAGGGTGGATATAATACACGGCTAGATACGCTTTCTCCATTTGCTAAATCAGTCTTTGAGCACGTTAAGGCGCTAAGCAACACGCACGAAGGATTCGTTTACCCATTCATGCACTCTCATAGAACGGTTGACATGTTGCTCCTTCCGATGCTAGATGACAAGTCGATTACGCCGCCGCAGTTAACAAAGTCGGATGCGGATAATTTGTCTATCCAAAGGGCAATGTCTAAATCCGCCTTCATTACTAAAGCCACTGATCAACTGTTGAGAAAAGCATATGGGATGCCGAGGATAAAATGCACCAATGGACCGCCGCTTTTCATGACTACACCCACGCATATAATGGGGCTCGAAGCTGTGGCTCAGACAGGAAATGCCTTTTACAGCTTTTATTCCAAGCACTTCCATTCACTTTTCATGGCTGACACGTACTTGGGGTCGAGAGAATACGTCCTTTCTGTCCTACACAATATACCTGCAATTGGCCATGATGTGTTTACGTTCGACAAGTGCCTGGGAATCAGACCTCTTGGAAACAACGCAGGCGGATCGCTGTTTTCATACTCGGATGAATCGGTAACTATGTCCAAGATTGCCTCAGCCTTCATTATGCAGGTTGCTAACGCAGGAAATGACGGTCGCATGGATCAAAGATTCACCTCCAATGCTTGGGCCATGGGCATTAAAATGAAGTCGCTAGAACGGCACGCAACTGCGGCCGCACTTCTCTGTGGATTCTTTCAGAAGTTTGAGTATCTATTCAAGTGTGAATGCAAATTACACTGA